In the Leptospira limi genome, one interval contains:
- a CDS encoding U32 family peptidase C-terminal domain-containing protein, with amino-acid sequence MKSFRNIPELLLPAGNLDKLNIAYLYGADAVYCGVPRYSLRARENEFSMEDLQTAITIARNLNKKIYFTVNNIPRNSKLGSYHKYLEQMARLKPDALIMADPGLIHITKNAYPDLDIHISVQTNTMNYAAVEFWKAYGAKRVILSREVSIPEIKEIKDKVPDMEIEVFVHGSICIAHSGRCFMSNYFKNRDANQGSCNNACRDLYKVYVTNPKQNDEPMELITDEDGTFLMNSKDLRAIEFLQELCDAGVDSLKVEGRTKNDFYVGMVARSYRNTLDGIKRGESFDRKWLEELDKLSSRKYFSGFLTRDMEDQIPVEEQNFQNNEFGTSLQKTHHYVGLVNGYQHKNQRVIIEVKNKIEKGDVLEVINPLSEDIVPFVVNEMYYKNNLVDVVSGGIGSAEITVPFEITKQSFLTKRIL; translated from the coding sequence ATGAAATCTTTTAGAAACATTCCAGAACTTTTATTGCCTGCTGGGAACCTAGATAAGTTAAACATTGCTTATTTGTATGGAGCAGACGCAGTTTATTGTGGAGTTCCACGTTATTCATTACGTGCCAGAGAGAATGAATTCTCAATGGAGGATTTACAGACAGCAATCACGATCGCAAGAAACCTCAATAAAAAAATTTATTTTACAGTCAATAACATACCTCGTAACTCGAAACTTGGTTCTTATCATAAGTATTTAGAACAAATGGCAAGATTAAAACCTGATGCTTTGATTATGGCAGATCCTGGATTGATTCATATTACTAAAAATGCATATCCTGATTTAGATATCCATATCTCGGTACAAACAAATACAATGAACTATGCCGCAGTTGAATTTTGGAAGGCATATGGTGCAAAAAGAGTCATTTTGTCTAGAGAGGTATCCATTCCTGAAATTAAAGAGATAAAAGATAAAGTACCTGATATGGAGATTGAAGTTTTTGTTCATGGTTCTATCTGTATTGCTCATAGTGGAAGGTGTTTTATGAGCAATTATTTTAAAAATCGAGATGCAAACCAAGGATCTTGTAATAATGCATGTCGTGATTTATATAAAGTGTATGTTACAAATCCAAAACAAAATGATGAACCCATGGAACTGATAACGGATGAGGATGGAACATTTTTAATGAATTCCAAAGATCTACGTGCCATTGAATTTTTACAAGAGTTATGTGATGCTGGAGTCGATTCTCTAAAGGTAGAAGGGAGAACCAAAAATGATTTTTATGTTGGCATGGTTGCCAGAAGTTATCGAAATACATTAGATGGAATCAAACGTGGAGAGAGTTTTGATCGGAAATGGTTGGAAGAATTGGATAAACTTTCTTCCAGAAAATATTTTTCAGGTTTTTTAACAAGAGATATGGAAGACCAAATACCAGTAGAAGAACAAAATTTTCAAAACAATGAGTTTGGAACGAGTCTACAAAAAACTCATCATTACGTAGGTCTTGTCAATGGATACCAACATAAGAACCAAAGAGTTATCATTGAAGTAAAAAACAAAATAGAAAAGGGAGATGTTTTAGAAGTAATCAATCCACTTTCAGAGGATATTGTTCCATTTGTTGTCAATGAAATGTATTACAAAAACAATTTAGTTGATGTTGTTAGTGGGGGGATTGGATCTGCAGAAATTACAGTACCCTTTGAAATCACAAAACAATCCTTTCTAACCAAACGTATCCTTTAG
- the creD gene encoding cell envelope integrity protein CreD yields MSKLISSINLRLMILGVMIILFIIPLSMVGSLIEERNQSRIDAVTEVGEKWSQNQTFLGPILVIPYNIRIPKSGNAQSKEKWDYITEYAYFLPEDLGYQVGMVTEERQRGIYHIPLYTSKINVKGKFSPVKSTDFPLDTTYIYWDDARIIVSVTDLKGLGGDLKLTWNGKEKTFTPGTKSNFFPSGMSLPIPLEENEGNSVFNMDVSLKGSDTFSIIPIGKKTKMMMESNWRDPSFNGNILPVDREIFDGGFRSLWETSYFSRSFPQVIHSLDDSILNSIHNSAFGVSLLIPVDHYLKLERSVKYGLLFIVTSFTLFFLMEVFGGILLHPIQYVLIGCAMVIFYVLNLSLSEHIGYFVAYMISSLSVTILIGYYAIHALKNKKKGILTGIYYLFLYSFLYIILASEDQALLLGSITLFMILALVMHFTRKVNWYQFGMNLETK; encoded by the coding sequence ATGAGCAAACTAATTTCGTCTATCAATTTACGTCTTATGATCCTCGGTGTGATGATCATATTATTTATCATTCCCCTTTCTATGGTCGGTTCCTTAATCGAAGAAAGAAATCAATCTAGAATAGATGCAGTTACTGAAGTAGGAGAGAAGTGGAGTCAAAACCAAACATTCCTCGGACCAATTTTAGTCATCCCATATAACATACGGATTCCAAAGTCAGGGAACGCACAATCCAAAGAAAAGTGGGATTATATTACAGAGTATGCTTATTTTCTACCCGAAGATCTTGGATACCAAGTGGGTATGGTAACCGAAGAAAGACAAAGAGGGATTTATCATATTCCACTTTATACAAGTAAAATCAATGTTAAGGGAAAGTTTTCGCCAGTTAAATCAACTGATTTTCCATTAGATACAACATATATTTATTGGGATGATGCTAGAATCATTGTTTCAGTAACCGACTTAAAAGGATTAGGTGGTGACTTGAAACTAACTTGGAATGGCAAAGAGAAAACATTTACACCAGGCACAAAATCAAACTTTTTTCCTTCGGGAATGAGCCTTCCGATTCCTTTGGAGGAGAATGAAGGGAATTCCGTTTTTAATATGGATGTTTCCTTAAAAGGATCTGATACATTCTCAATCATTCCGATTGGAAAAAAAACAAAAATGATGATGGAATCGAATTGGAGAGATCCTTCTTTCAATGGAAATATATTGCCAGTTGATCGAGAAATTTTTGATGGTGGTTTTCGTTCTCTTTGGGAAACTTCTTATTTTTCTCGTTCGTTTCCGCAAGTGATTCATTCCTTAGATGATTCGATCCTTAACTCAATTCATAACTCTGCATTTGGAGTTAGTCTATTGATTCCGGTAGATCATTATTTAAAATTAGAAAGATCAGTAAAGTATGGATTACTTTTTATCGTCACAAGTTTCACACTATTTTTTCTCATGGAAGTGTTCGGTGGTATCTTATTACATCCAATTCAATATGTTTTAATTGGATGTGCAATGGTTATTTTTTATGTTCTCAATCTATCCTTATCGGAACATATCGGATACTTCGTTGCTTACATGATCTCTTCTCTCTCTGTGACTATATTAATTGGTTATTATGCAATCCATGCTTTAAAGAATAAGAAAAAAGGGATTTTGACAGGAATATATTATCTCTTTTTATATTCATTTTTGTATATCATATTGGCATCAGAAGACCAGGCATTGTTACTTGGCTCAATTACATTGTTTATGATATTAGCGCTTGTAATGCATTTTACGAGAAAAGTAAATTGGTATCAATTCGGTATGAACTTAGAAACTAAATAG
- a CDS encoding response regulator, translating to MIKILLIEDEPGIQETIQITLESEGFLLTIASTGSEGLKMVTAEISIVILDIGLPDLNGFEVLKLIRQKYQIPVIFLTARNFEIDKVLGLEIGADDYIVKPFSPRELLARIRAILRRTQNPVSNEPISNQKIRISLEKKLIYFNGNSLNLSPYEYKTMELFFKWPGRIFTREEIMDNVWTEPEDSFDRAVDTVIKNIRARFKELDPNFDPIETRRGQGYGLKEII from the coding sequence ATGATCAAAATTTTACTCATCGAAGATGAACCAGGCATACAGGAGACCATTCAAATTACATTAGAGTCAGAGGGATTTTTACTGACAATCGCATCCACTGGATCAGAAGGACTTAAAATGGTGACAGCTGAAATCTCAATTGTGATCTTGGACATTGGATTGCCTGACTTAAATGGTTTTGAAGTTCTAAAATTAATCCGTCAAAAATACCAAATCCCTGTGATATTTTTAACAGCTCGAAATTTCGAAATCGATAAAGTACTCGGATTGGAAATTGGAGCTGATGATTATATAGTCAAACCATTTAGTCCAAGAGAACTTTTGGCAAGGATAAGAGCCATTCTTAGGCGAACACAAAATCCAGTCTCTAATGAACCGATCTCCAATCAAAAAATTAGAATCTCACTGGAGAAAAAACTAATTTATTTCAATGGAAATTCGCTGAATTTATCACCTTACGAATACAAAACGATGGAATTGTTTTTTAAGTGGCCTGGACGAATCTTTACGAGAGAAGAAATTATGGACAATGTTTGGACTGAACCTGAAGATAGTTTTGATCGTGCAGTGGATACTGTGATTAAAAATATTAGAGCTAGATTTAAAGAATTAGATCCGAATTTTGATCCAATAGAAACTAGAAGAGGTCAAGGATATGGATTAAAGGAAATCATATGA
- a CDS encoding AraC family transcriptional regulator, which produces MERDKGLPTKGVLRQKKTHSNTIHHRYFPNESLLYFIEHFWSVQWDLPKNETYVAETLPYPSVHIVFEKRNSIVYGVQQKKFTISLSGKGSVFGIKFKPGGFYPVYLDKIAKLTNKRIPFISLFNLKEDIKMEAKLCKTTDDKSKIELFESWIQNKSLKKESEIEDLNHMIDAIKSNNSILSVEQISKAHSIQIRTLQRLFREYIGVSPKWIIQQFRMQEIAERLEKDNSIHFADFANEFGFFDQAHFNRMFKKMIGLSPEKYLESLK; this is translated from the coding sequence ATGGAGCGCGATAAAGGTTTACCAACAAAAGGTGTTTTACGTCAGAAAAAAACTCATTCCAACACAATCCACCATCGATATTTTCCCAACGAATCTTTACTTTACTTCATTGAACATTTTTGGAGCGTTCAATGGGATTTACCAAAAAATGAAACTTACGTTGCGGAAACACTTCCTTATCCAAGTGTTCATATTGTTTTCGAAAAGAGAAACTCGATTGTTTATGGAGTTCAGCAAAAAAAATTTACGATTTCATTGAGTGGTAAAGGATCGGTATTTGGTATTAAATTTAAACCTGGTGGTTTTTATCCAGTTTACTTGGATAAAATTGCAAAGTTAACCAATAAAAGGATTCCTTTCATTTCGTTATTCAATCTTAAAGAAGATATAAAAATGGAAGCGAAACTTTGTAAAACAACAGATGATAAGTCAAAGATTGAACTTTTCGAATCTTGGATTCAAAATAAATCATTGAAGAAAGAATCAGAAATTGAGGACTTAAATCATATGATTGATGCTATAAAGTCGAATAACTCAATCCTATCCGTTGAACAAATTTCGAAAGCACATTCTATTCAAATCCGTACTTTACAAAGGTTATTTCGTGAATATATAGGTGTAAGTCCAAAATGGATAATCCAACAGTTTAGAATGCAAGAAATAGCGGAACGGTTAGAAAAAGATAATTCGATTCATTTCGCTGATTTTGCAAATGAATTTGGTTTTTTTGACCAAGCTCACTTCAACCGAATGTTTAAAAAAATGATAGGACTGAGTCCCGAAAAATATCTAGAATCATTAAAATAA
- the creC gene encoding two-component system sensor histidine kinase CreC yields the protein MVTNYHQFFFILSIGFYYLIDKTEESIRPRYMETIEESLNDTTHVLSAIVEEQINANPNERYHLKSLAESLFRKPFQNVRNRNFEAKIYSLLKTNADLQMYITDAKGIVIFDSESYREGLDYSKYNDVYLTLKGKYGVRSSKMIETEKEGALFIASPIRFQNQIIGVLTVIKPKIGVIPFIEEAKHKFWRISLIVASSIAIVFSMLAYISFRPILRLSKYITALRNKEKKPFPKLGMKELNELGKEVDQLVVELEGKKYVESYVQTLTHEVKSPLSSILAAVELIHSHPNEIERLTNTIDSEAKRIQNLIDQLLELSSLEGKNSIELNDTIDLGSFLNEILFRFEIELERKSLSVKKIFPEGSVMIKGNQNYLRMAIENIIRNSIEFANPSDLITIQLESISHSQAKLIISDQGQLIPEYALTKVTDKFFSLPRPIGQRKSSGLGLSIVKEILDFHKAELKIQNRTPKGVEVSILFQKS from the coding sequence TTGGTTACGAATTATCATCAGTTTTTTTTTATCCTATCTATTGGTTTTTATTACTTAATCGATAAAACCGAAGAATCAATTCGTCCTCGTTATATGGAAACAATCGAGGAATCATTAAACGACACAACTCATGTCCTTTCTGCAATTGTTGAAGAACAAATTAATGCAAATCCGAACGAAAGGTACCATCTTAAATCTTTAGCTGAATCATTATTTAGAAAACCATTTCAAAATGTGCGGAATCGTAATTTTGAAGCAAAAATTTATTCATTATTAAAAACAAATGCAGATCTTCAAATGTACATCACTGATGCAAAAGGAATCGTAATTTTTGATTCTGAAAGTTATCGTGAAGGTCTAGATTATTCCAAATACAATGACGTTTATTTAACGTTAAAAGGAAAATATGGAGTTAGATCCAGTAAAATGATCGAAACTGAAAAAGAAGGAGCATTGTTCATTGCCTCTCCCATTCGGTTTCAAAATCAGATTATTGGTGTTTTAACGGTCATCAAACCGAAAATAGGTGTCATTCCATTCATCGAGGAAGCAAAACATAAATTTTGGCGAATCTCCTTAATCGTAGCTTCATCCATTGCGATTGTATTTAGTATGCTTGCTTATATCAGTTTTCGACCCATTTTGCGTTTGTCTAAATACATTACAGCCTTACGAAATAAGGAGAAAAAACCGTTTCCAAAATTAGGAATGAAAGAACTAAACGAATTGGGAAAGGAAGTTGACCAACTAGTAGTCGAGTTGGAAGGAAAAAAATATGTAGAATCATATGTGCAGACATTAACTCATGAAGTGAAAAGTCCTTTGTCTTCTATACTTGCAGCAGTAGAATTAATACACTCGCATCCAAATGAGATAGAACGACTAACAAACACAATTGATTCTGAGGCGAAACGGATCCAAAATCTTATCGATCAATTATTAGAATTATCTTCTTTAGAAGGGAAAAATTCAATCGAATTAAATGACACTATTGATTTAGGTTCATTTTTAAATGAAATATTGTTCCGATTTGAAATTGAATTGGAAAGAAAATCCTTATCAGTGAAAAAAATATTTCCAGAAGGTTCGGTAATGATTAAAGGAAATCAAAACTACCTAAGGATGGCCATTGAAAACATCATCCGTAACTCAATTGAATTTGCAAATCCGAGCGATTTGATTACGATCCAATTAGAATCTATCTCTCATTCCCAAGCTAAATTAATCATTTCTGACCAAGGTCAATTGATTCCTGAATATGCTTTAACAAAGGTTACGGATAAATTTTTTTCCTTACCTAGGCCAATTGGTCAGAGAAAAAGTTCTGGCCTTGGGTTAAGCATCGTAAAAGAAATTTTAGATTTTCATAAAGCAGAATTGAAGATACAAAATAGAACACCCAAGGGAGTGGAAGTGAGCATTTTGTTCCAAAAATCGTAG
- a CDS encoding SRPBCC family protein, translated as MPSINQTLKIEFNIFIHSNVKKIWNLLVTPDSIKEYLYGTETISNWTIGSDIRFKGEWDGKTYEDKGTILNLEFQKELKYTYLSSFSGMPDLPENYSVIAMNLVEKKEGVVLRLCQTGFFSEEQQKHSEENWREILEKIRMLAEDRSV; from the coding sequence ATGCCATCAATTAATCAAACCTTAAAAATTGAATTCAATATATTCATCCATTCTAATGTAAAGAAAATTTGGAACTTACTTGTGACACCAGATTCCATTAAAGAATATTTATATGGAACTGAAACAATTTCCAATTGGACAATTGGTAGTGATATTCGGTTCAAAGGAGAGTGGGATGGTAAAACATACGAAGACAAAGGAACAATTTTGAATTTAGAGTTTCAAAAAGAATTAAAGTATACCTATTTATCAAGTTTCTCCGGAATGCCTGACCTACCCGAAAATTATTCAGTCATTGCAATGAATCTGGTGGAGAAAAAGGAAGGTGTCGTATTACGTCTTTGCCAAACTGGATTTTTTTCTGAAGAACAACAAAAACACTCTGAGGAAAATTGGAGGGAAATATTAGAAAAAATAAGAATGCTTGCTGAAGATAGAAGTGTCTGA
- a CDS encoding OmpP1/FadL family transporter: MIPSRNFKFILILISIGIIANIPSKIEAFQGIMQPAFGARQAGMGGAFQAVGGSVMDLESNPSHLARVQRTKWELGSSFHFPTIEYNDSYIDQNPLKSYQNKIVENPRAVLPYLGIIKPITENISIGFALYAQGGGGGHFKNIKRFTPDGRTINDTFNTVIPVIGETNSAVEDLTFRFMTVKSTFGVGIKQGKFAFGLGLDFVYGFMQLKRTYQDETRSLTIPGGIRYQSDSAFTLGGKIGFSYDITENIRIAYSYTSRNVLPLDGTMHVDSYLPERSFGTRVSRFMIWPDKHIAGISYHNDRWIIDMDIKYIPWSESFNSSKFRLEDVWVRTPVGVETNAFQFNLNWRNQTVLALGTEYKWNEKYKTRMGYNYGNNIIPASGVSPMLGASIEHHLSLGGSITWNDTSFHIACEYGFPKKTVGGKTSDWTLSHSIFSTSEIHPLQYSYQKSMSVFSIYLGLEQYI, from the coding sequence ATGATTCCGAGTCGCAATTTCAAATTTATATTGATTCTAATTTCGATTGGGATCATTGCAAATATCCCTTCCAAAATAGAGGCGTTCCAAGGAATCATGCAACCAGCGTTTGGTGCAAGGCAAGCGGGCATGGGTGGGGCATTCCAAGCAGTTGGTGGATCAGTAATGGATTTAGAATCAAACCCATCCCATCTTGCACGTGTTCAACGAACGAAATGGGAATTGGGATCTTCATTTCATTTCCCAACCATTGAATATAATGATAGTTATATAGACCAAAATCCTTTAAAATCATACCAGAATAAAATTGTAGAAAACCCAAGAGCTGTTTTACCTTATCTAGGGATCATCAAACCAATCACTGAAAACATTAGTATCGGTTTTGCTTTGTATGCACAAGGAGGTGGAGGTGGTCATTTTAAGAATATCAAACGATTCACTCCAGATGGTCGGACAATTAATGATACATTTAATACTGTAATTCCAGTCATTGGCGAAACAAATTCAGCAGTGGAAGACTTAACCTTTCGGTTTATGACCGTCAAATCAACATTTGGTGTCGGTATCAAACAGGGGAAATTTGCATTCGGGCTTGGATTGGATTTTGTTTATGGTTTTATGCAATTAAAACGTACCTACCAGGATGAAACAAGAAGTCTTACGATTCCTGGTGGAATCAGATACCAAAGTGATTCTGCTTTTACACTTGGAGGTAAAATTGGATTTTCTTATGATATTACAGAAAACATAAGAATCGCATACTCATATACTTCTAGAAATGTATTACCTTTAGATGGAACCATGCATGTGGATTCCTATTTGCCAGAACGATCCTTCGGGACAAGAGTCTCTCGTTTTATGATTTGGCCAGATAAACATATCGCTGGAATCTCTTATCACAATGACCGATGGATTATCGACATGGACATTAAATACATTCCATGGTCCGAAAGTTTTAATTCTAGCAAATTTCGACTAGAAGATGTTTGGGTGAGAACTCCTGTTGGGGTCGAAACAAATGCCTTTCAATTTAATTTAAATTGGAGAAATCAAACAGTTCTCGCTTTGGGAACCGAATACAAATGGAATGAAAAATATAAAACACGAATGGGTTATAATTATGGAAATAATATTATTCCCGCAAGTGGAGTAAGTCCAATGTTAGGTGCAAGTATAGAACATCATTTGTCTTTAGGAGGAAGTATCACATGGAATGACACGTCATTTCATATCGCATGTGAATATGGATTCCCTAAAAAAACGGTTGGAGGTAAAACTTCTGACTGGACATTATCACACTCTATCTTTTCTACTTCTGAAATACATCCTTTGCAATATTCGTATCAAAAATCGATGAGTGTCTTTAGCATTTATTTAGGACTAGAACAATACATTTAA
- a CDS encoding DUF4349 domain-containing protein — protein sequence MKKIKLPFYLLILFFFWSCGNAQEESMSVASEERKIASASAEKKVAPSSPSFEESADSIPQMKETTIGPVFLPIQNNQDRLLEFQVDLSYQTSDLIKTRKDFLVFVSKYGFIENSSAMNSESPYMNVKMHIRSDKLYDALLELDTYGTLLSENISTIDHTEGMVWEKIKTNREKIRYQRRVSANHQTTGNSRNWSAIEEAITESENEIDQTELQVWKINDKVKWATLNVSFSIPTPADKIIVPQYQNAFVGIFNLFLELTYVLVWMTPVFVLIGLLYFPSRKVLNWMRKKN from the coding sequence GTGAAAAAAATAAAATTACCATTTTACCTTCTTATTTTATTTTTCTTTTGGAGCTGCGGAAATGCACAAGAGGAAAGTATGTCCGTGGCATCGGAAGAGAGAAAAATTGCGAGTGCCTCTGCAGAAAAAAAAGTAGCACCGAGTTCTCCTTCATTTGAAGAAAGTGCCGATTCCATTCCACAGATGAAGGAAACGACCATTGGGCCTGTTTTCCTTCCGATCCAAAATAACCAAGATCGTTTATTGGAATTCCAAGTGGATTTAAGTTACCAAACCTCGGATTTAATCAAAACCAGAAAGGATTTTTTGGTTTTTGTGAGTAAGTATGGATTTATTGAAAATAGTTCAGCGATGAATTCGGAATCACCCTATATGAATGTGAAAATGCACATTCGTTCTGACAAACTATACGATGCATTATTGGAATTGGATACGTATGGGACATTACTTAGTGAGAATATAAGTACGATTGATCACACAGAAGGAATGGTTTGGGAGAAAATTAAAACCAACCGAGAAAAAATTCGTTACCAAAGAAGGGTATCTGCCAATCACCAAACAACAGGTAACTCAAGGAATTGGTCTGCAATTGAAGAAGCAATTACGGAAAGTGAAAATGAGATCGACCAAACAGAACTTCAAGTATGGAAAATCAATGATAAAGTAAAATGGGCTACATTAAATGTCAGCTTTAGCATTCCCACTCCTGCTGACAAAATCATCGTACCCCAATACCAAAATGCATTTGTAGGAATTTTCAATTTGTTTTTAGAACTCACATATGTTTTGGTTTGGATGACTCCCGTTTTTGTATTGATAGGATTATTGTACTTTCCCTCTAGGAAAGTACTGAATTGGATGAGAAAAAAGAATTAA